From the genome of Streptomyces sp. NBC_01317, one region includes:
- a CDS encoding non-ribosomal peptide synthetase/MFS transporter produces MTETHPPTTEWSEAKRSLLAQRLRGGRGRARTVDRRPEGTAPPLSSGQERLWFMEQFTPGSTAYTLAPARRIRGPYDRIALDAALTDLVARHEVLRTVFPATEDGTAHAVVAEPAPFGAEFLDLSQEPDPGVREARAAEAVEHLLARPFVLAEGPLLRVLLVRIEEHDHVLALVMHHIVCDGWSIDLLQRELDALHAHHTHGTPHGLAEPRLQYGDYAAWQRGRLADGTLTASRDHWRTELDGVPALELRVDRPRPPTFTFEGAAHEFRWDRALSERITEVAAAYGASRYMVLMAAYQTLLSRHSGQGDFAVGSPVAGRLHSELEPLVGIFVNMLPIRARITPDLTFARLLGQVRERTLDAYAHQEVPFEQIVGDLAVERDVSRAAVFQATLAFQNYGESAVGAATGAPHAEGFGYRATTTHHDLALYLRDEADGGVYGLFTYRTDLFEAATVERLAERFEVLLTAALADPGRTLGALPLLADGERARLAAWSAGPALTVQIPRTLSELLSRAAAETPGAVALTDGRDSLSYGELERRATGLGHRLRALGVGPGAVVALCLEQSPELAVAMLGVLKAGAAYLPLDPEQPTARVEFLLADAGVAVLVTDPVLAAKAPGFRGRVLHPDPAAETAAGAEPLPQTAGPGDLAYVIYTSGSTGTPKGVAVQHRQILTYLAGARERLRIEDHGSYGLLQSLAFDFSITLLYLGLSTGGHVHLLPRRISGAELADRIEESGIDYLKMTPSHLAALAADAPAERLLPRKALVLGGEASSAAWASGLAALGRCAVFNHYGPTETTVGVTVHEVTPDGPPHGSTPIGRPLAGARTYVLDAALRPVPPGVTGELHVGGDRLARGYLGRPDLTADRFVPDPFTGEPGARMYRTGDLVRQRADGELEFLGRADHQIKVRGYRVEPGEIEAALSAVDGVGQAVVVARGEGVRQQLVGYLERAGDSEPPAPAELRTRLLDLLPDYMIPARYVVLDRLPLLAHGKVDRAALPAPEDSGAGTGEHVPPEGGTEELIASLWADLLDVERIGALDDFFVLGGHSLMATQVVARLRRALPEQAAGLGVMDLFQHATVRALAALLSSSEEDRGPRRLLHRLTPPRTRTTGSVICAPYGGGSALIYKPLADALPADWALHSLAVPGHELGEEARPFDEVAAETAQEILDGVEGRIVLYGHCGLGVMLIVEVARRLEAAGRVVDAVHLGGIFPFARPESRGAALAERFSAFVDRLRSDQDMVNALTAAGLDTDDFSSEQLRLIVHNRRSGTKEAERYFGELFRTEGGRLRAPVIAVAGDRDPATEFYQERYREWHRLTDTTGVVVLDEAGHFFLKYRAEELAVVLTEVAPAVAEGADRRHARTPGATWWLEGVSREGGTDPAPVAGVDADRAERADRTTVRPSLGRFLAVATGQQVSMIGSALTEFALPIWIYLRTGSLASFGLLAACALVPGILAAPLAGAVVDRSDRRKVMLAGDLAAGATQAALLVLYLTDSLQVWHAYALIGLLSLALVFQRFAWGSSVPQLVPKRFLGRANGVTQMALGFAQFLVPLFAVGLLAGIGLGGILVLDVVSYTAAVAITLAVRFPKAMAAVRRESVLEEIKGGFRRALGSRHFRAMLLFFAALNIFLSPLFLLTTPLVLSFADLAATGWVAVAAGAGAVVGGLTLLIWGGPRHHRLRGVLYATAGLAVACVLTGLRPSLPLVALGAFGMTLGLALLNGTYATIIQTKVPLRFHGRIIAVNTMVAWSTLPVGFAVIAPLAPGLLQPLMEEHGALAGTVGQVIGTGEGRGIGLLYLLFGLAMALLAVICLRIPVLARFDREVPDAVSDDLVGLETLLARTKDKVAHDSGR; encoded by the coding sequence ATGACAGAAACACACCCCCCGACCACGGAGTGGTCGGAGGCCAAGCGCTCCCTGCTGGCCCAGCGCCTGCGCGGCGGCCGGGGCCGGGCCCGTACGGTCGACCGCAGACCCGAGGGCACCGCGCCACCGCTGTCCAGCGGCCAGGAACGCCTGTGGTTCATGGAGCAGTTCACCCCCGGATCCACCGCCTACACCCTCGCCCCGGCTCGCCGCATCCGTGGCCCGTACGACCGGATCGCCCTGGACGCCGCGCTCACCGATCTGGTCGCCCGGCACGAAGTGCTCCGTACGGTCTTCCCCGCGACGGAGGACGGCACGGCCCACGCGGTGGTGGCCGAACCGGCCCCGTTCGGCGCGGAGTTCCTCGACCTGAGCCAGGAGCCCGATCCCGGGGTACGCGAGGCCCGGGCCGCCGAGGCGGTCGAGCACCTGCTCGCCCGGCCCTTCGTGTTGGCGGAAGGCCCGCTGCTCAGGGTCCTGCTCGTCAGGATCGAGGAGCACGACCACGTCCTGGCGCTCGTCATGCACCACATCGTCTGCGACGGCTGGTCCATCGACCTCCTCCAGCGGGAGTTGGACGCCCTCCACGCCCACCACACCCACGGCACCCCGCACGGACTGGCCGAACCGCGGCTCCAGTACGGCGACTACGCGGCCTGGCAGCGCGGAAGGCTCGCCGACGGCACCCTCACCGCCTCCCGCGACCACTGGCGGACCGAACTCGACGGGGTGCCCGCGCTGGAGCTGCGCGTCGACCGGCCGCGCCCGCCGACCTTCACCTTCGAGGGCGCCGCGCACGAGTTCCGCTGGGACCGCGCCCTGTCCGAGCGGATCACCGAGGTCGCGGCGGCGTACGGCGCCTCCCGCTACATGGTGCTGATGGCCGCGTACCAGACCCTGCTGTCCCGCCACAGCGGCCAGGGGGACTTCGCGGTCGGCTCGCCCGTGGCGGGCCGGCTGCACAGTGAACTGGAGCCGCTGGTCGGCATCTTCGTCAACATGCTGCCGATCAGGGCCCGGATCACCCCCGACCTGACCTTCGCGCGCCTGCTCGGGCAGGTCAGGGAACGGACCCTGGACGCTTACGCGCACCAGGAGGTGCCGTTCGAGCAGATCGTCGGCGACCTCGCGGTGGAGCGTGACGTGAGCCGCGCCGCCGTCTTCCAGGCCACCCTGGCCTTCCAGAACTACGGCGAGTCGGCCGTCGGGGCCGCGACCGGGGCGCCGCACGCGGAGGGGTTCGGCTACCGGGCCACCACCACCCACCACGACCTCGCGCTGTATCTGCGGGACGAGGCGGACGGCGGGGTGTACGGCCTGTTCACCTACCGCACCGACCTGTTCGAGGCCGCGACGGTCGAGCGGCTGGCCGAGCGCTTCGAGGTGCTGCTGACCGCCGCCCTCGCCGACCCGGGACGCACGCTCGGCGCCCTGCCCCTGCTGGCCGACGGTGAGCGCGCCCGGCTGGCCGCCTGGTCCGCCGGACCGGCCCTCACGGTCCAAATCCCTCGCACGCTCTCCGAGTTGCTCTCCCGGGCGGCGGCGGAGACCCCCGGGGCCGTGGCGCTCACGGACGGCCGGGACAGCCTCTCGTACGGGGAACTGGAACGCCGCGCGACCGGACTCGGACACCGGCTCCGGGCGCTCGGCGTGGGCCCCGGCGCGGTGGTCGCCCTCTGCCTGGAGCAGTCCCCGGAGCTGGCCGTCGCCATGCTCGGGGTCCTCAAGGCCGGCGCCGCGTACCTGCCGCTCGACCCCGAACAGCCCACCGCCCGCGTGGAGTTCCTGCTCGCCGACGCCGGTGTGGCGGTGCTGGTCACCGATCCCGTACTGGCCGCGAAGGCCCCCGGATTCCGGGGGCGCGTGCTCCATCCGGACCCGGCGGCGGAGACCGCCGCAGGCGCCGAGCCGTTGCCTCAGACAGCCGGCCCCGGCGACCTCGCCTACGTCATCTACACCTCCGGATCCACCGGCACCCCCAAGGGGGTGGCCGTCCAGCACCGGCAGATCCTCACCTACCTCGCGGGCGCGCGGGAGCGGCTGCGCATCGAGGACCATGGGTCGTACGGGCTGCTCCAGTCGCTCGCCTTCGACTTCAGCATCACCCTCCTCTACCTCGGCCTGTCCACCGGCGGCCACGTGCACCTGCTGCCACGCCGTATATCGGGCGCCGAACTCGCCGACCGTATCGAGGAGTCGGGCATCGACTACCTCAAGATGACGCCCTCCCACCTGGCCGCGCTGGCGGCCGACGCACCCGCCGAGCGGCTCCTGCCGCGCAAGGCGCTGGTGCTGGGCGGCGAGGCGTCCTCGGCGGCCTGGGCGAGCGGTCTCGCCGCGCTCGGCCGGTGCGCGGTGTTCAACCACTACGGACCCACCGAGACCACGGTCGGTGTCACCGTCCACGAGGTCACCCCGGACGGCCCGCCCCACGGCTCCACCCCGATCGGCCGGCCGCTCGCCGGGGCGCGGACCTATGTCCTCGACGCGGCGCTGCGGCCCGTACCCCCCGGGGTCACCGGCGAACTGCACGTCGGCGGCGACCGGTTGGCCCGGGGCTACCTCGGCCGCCCCGACCTCACGGCCGACCGGTTCGTGCCGGACCCGTTCACCGGCGAGCCCGGCGCGCGGATGTACCGTACGGGCGATCTCGTACGCCAACGGGCCGACGGCGAGCTGGAGTTCCTCGGCCGCGCCGACCATCAGATCAAGGTACGCGGCTACCGCGTCGAGCCCGGCGAGATCGAGGCCGCCCTCAGCGCCGTGGACGGCGTCGGACAGGCGGTGGTCGTCGCCCGGGGCGAGGGCGTGAGACAACAGCTGGTCGGCTACCTGGAACGCGCGGGCGACAGCGAGCCGCCCGCCCCGGCCGAACTGCGCACCCGCCTGCTCGACCTCCTGCCGGACTACATGATCCCGGCGCGGTACGTCGTCCTCGACCGGCTCCCGCTGCTCGCGCACGGCAAGGTCGACCGCGCCGCGCTGCCCGCCCCCGAGGACAGCGGCGCCGGTACGGGGGAGCACGTCCCGCCCGAGGGCGGGACGGAGGAGCTGATCGCGTCCCTCTGGGCCGACCTGCTCGACGTGGAGCGGATCGGCGCGCTGGACGACTTCTTCGTCCTCGGCGGCCACTCGCTCATGGCCACCCAGGTGGTCGCCCGGCTGCGCCGCGCCCTGCCCGAACAGGCCGCCGGACTGGGCGTGATGGACCTCTTCCAGCACGCGACCGTACGGGCGCTGGCCGCCCTGCTCAGCTCCTCCGAGGAGGACCGGGGCCCGCGCAGACTCCTGCACCGGCTCACCCCGCCCCGTACCCGCACCACCGGAAGTGTGATCTGCGCGCCCTACGGCGGCGGCAGCGCGCTCATCTACAAACCCCTCGCGGACGCGCTCCCGGCGGACTGGGCCCTGCACTCGCTCGCCGTACCAGGACACGAACTGGGCGAGGAGGCAAGGCCGTTCGACGAGGTGGCGGCGGAGACGGCACAGGAGATCCTGGACGGCGTCGAGGGCCGGATCGTCCTCTACGGCCACTGCGGGCTCGGGGTCATGCTGATCGTCGAGGTCGCGCGGCGGCTGGAGGCGGCGGGCCGGGTGGTGGACGCCGTCCACCTCGGCGGCATCTTCCCCTTCGCCCGTCCGGAGAGCCGGGGCGCCGCGCTCGCGGAACGCTTCTCGGCGTTCGTGGACCGGCTGCGCAGCGACCAGGACATGGTCAACGCCCTGACGGCGGCGGGCCTCGACACCGACGACTTCAGCTCCGAGCAGCTGAGGCTGATCGTCCACAACCGGCGTTCCGGCACGAAGGAGGCCGAGCGCTACTTCGGGGAGCTGTTCCGCACCGAGGGCGGCCGGCTGCGGGCCCCGGTCATCGCGGTGGCGGGCGACCGTGACCCCGCGACCGAGTTCTACCAGGAGCGCTACCGCGAGTGGCACCGCCTCACCGACACCACCGGAGTGGTGGTGCTGGACGAGGCCGGGCACTTCTTCCTCAAGTACCGCGCGGAGGAACTGGCCGTGGTCCTCACCGAGGTGGCCCCGGCCGTCGCGGAGGGCGCGGACCGGCGCCATGCCCGTACCCCCGGGGCCACGTGGTGGCTGGAGGGAGTGTCGCGGGAGGGGGGCACGGATCCGGCCCCGGTCGCCGGGGTGGACGCCGACCGTGCCGAGCGCGCTGACCGTACGACCGTACGCCCCAGCCTCGGCCGCTTCCTGGCCGTCGCCACCGGCCAGCAGGTCTCGATGATCGGCTCGGCCCTGACCGAGTTCGCACTCCCCATCTGGATCTACCTCAGGACCGGCTCCCTCGCCAGCTTCGGCCTGCTCGCCGCCTGCGCCCTCGTCCCCGGCATCCTCGCCGCGCCCCTGGCCGGCGCCGTCGTCGACCGCAGCGACCGCCGCAAGGTCATGCTCGCCGGCGACCTCGCGGCCGGTGCCACCCAGGCCGCCCTGCTCGTCCTCTACCTCACCGACAGCCTCCAGGTCTGGCACGCCTACGCCCTGATCGGCCTGCTCTCCCTCGCCCTCGTCTTCCAGCGCTTCGCCTGGGGCTCGTCGGTGCCCCAACTCGTACCCAAGCGTTTCCTCGGCCGCGCCAACGGCGTGACCCAAATGGCCCTGGGATTCGCCCAGTTCCTCGTCCCGCTGTTCGCCGTCGGGCTGCTCGCCGGAATCGGACTCGGCGGCATCCTCGTCCTCGACGTCGTCAGCTACACCGCCGCCGTCGCGATCACTCTCGCCGTACGGTTCCCGAAGGCCATGGCCGCCGTGCGCAGGGAGAGTGTGCTGGAGGAGATCAAGGGCGGGTTCCGGCGGGCGCTCGGCAGCCGCCACTTCCGCGCGATGCTGCTCTTCTTCGCCGCCCTCAACATCTTCCTGTCCCCGCTCTTCCTCCTCACCACCCCGCTGGTGCTCTCCTTCGCCGACCTGGCCGCCACCGGCTGGGTCGCGGTCGCGGCGGGGGCGGGCGCGGTGGTCGGCGGCCTCACCCTGCTCATCTGGGGCGGCCCCCGCCACCACCGGCTGCGCGGTGTCCTGTACGCGACGGCGGGACTGGCCGTCGCCTGCGTCCTCACCGGGCTGCGGCCCTCGCTGCCGCTGGTCGCCCTCGGGGCGTTCGGGATGACGCTCGGCCTCGCGCTGCTCAACGGCACGTACGCGACGATCATCCAGACCAAGGTGCCGCTGCGCTTCCACGGGCGGATCATCGCCGTCAACACCATGGTCGCCTGGTCCACCCTGCCGGTCGGTTTCGCCGTGATCGCCCCGCTCGCACCCGGCCTGCTCCAACCGCTGATGGAGGAGCACGGCGCGCTCGCCGGCACCGTCGGCCAGGTCATCGGCACCGGCGAGGGCCGGGGGATCGGTCTGCTCTATCTGCTCTTCGGCCTCGCGATGGCCCTGCTCGCGGTGATCTGCCTGCGGATCCCCGTGCTGGCCCGGTTCGACCGCGAGGTGCCCGACGCCGTCTCCGACGACCTGGTCGGACTGGAGACCCTGCTAGCCCGTACGAAGGACAAGGTGGCCCATGACAGCGGCCGTTGA
- a CDS encoding non-ribosomal peptide synthetase, whose product MPEQNVAPLFSPAGAAQYGVWLTERLELAGRCYHMPVRTVFDRVDPDALAQAWEDTVDRHPALACALVERDGRLGSVPAPSRPSLTVADASADTTAAYAKRVEAEIARPFRLDTGPLIRATLYRHGDGSAELLTVAHHAVFDGTSKDVLLTDLAEAYTARLRGEEPVLTAVAAPPSAEPPESVVREAAEWYGEDAAAGLVDAAVLLPGVRPAAQVSARAAGAGESVERWLEGAAHDALRAAADKAGVTVFELLLAAVHALLLRYGNEDAAVGVSLSTRTAEQRDAVGLYVNELPVRAPAVDPDTTGLADLAAVLRKDLRTLYRFRAVPYGAVARGLGPRVGLTPVTFSYRRSGADPHFEGARTRVDRAVFHRAARSPLNLQVVEEPARTLIVFQYDPAVVPPDAAERIAGHFTTLLDAALTTPDRPLAHLPLLAGDELRLLTETWQAPGPGPDARLPEGFAGGLTVVDLMERQAELTPDAVAVTATDTTLDFRTLQARSASLAAVLRARGIGPGHLVAVHLDRTSALPVALFAVLLTGAAYLPLDPGYPAERLAFVAADSGASLLLADRPPAPELAATTPVLLLDDLALPVVHRAAVTWEPEARAVTTDTAYVLYTSGSTGRPKGVAVGHRALANLLGSFAGLLGSGPGHVWLGLTSLSFDISALELFLPLITGGRLVLARDGLATDGPGLLRLVRDEEITHAQATPTGWQVLLAAEPGAADLAGLTALAGGEPLSLPLARELRSLVGRLFNVYGPTETTIWSTRAEIPADPVRVGIGRPIAHTRAHVVDRHLRLVPVGQAGELLLGGDGLAFGYLGRPELTADRFVPDPYGPPGSRLYRTGDLAVRTADGELDCLGRIDQQVKIRGHRIELGEIEAVLLEHPAVARAAVAVYEGGADGPVLVAYVVPAGGAPDAGALRAHLRRTLPAVMCPQRYVTLEELPTTPNGKLDRRALSVREVAPLTPSAAAAPAAVPTASAGDGVVPALCAIWCEVLDLPAVDPEDDLFDLGGHSLTIIRIAARIRESLGVEVDFDVFFDTPTVVGIARVVSASR is encoded by the coding sequence ATGCCTGAACAGAACGTTGCCCCTCTTTTTTCTCCGGCCGGCGCGGCTCAGTACGGCGTCTGGCTGACCGAGCGCCTGGAACTGGCAGGCCGTTGTTACCACATGCCGGTGCGTACGGTCTTCGACCGGGTCGACCCGGACGCCCTCGCCCAGGCCTGGGAGGACACGGTCGACCGCCATCCGGCCCTGGCGTGCGCGCTGGTGGAGCGGGACGGCCGGCTCGGCTCGGTGCCCGCGCCCTCGCGGCCCTCCCTGACCGTGGCCGACGCGAGCGCCGACACCACGGCCGCCTACGCCAAGCGCGTCGAGGCCGAGATCGCCCGCCCCTTCCGGCTGGACACGGGTCCGCTGATCCGGGCCACCCTCTACCGACACGGCGACGGCAGTGCGGAGTTGCTGACCGTCGCCCACCACGCCGTCTTCGACGGCACCTCGAAGGACGTCCTGCTCACCGACCTGGCGGAGGCGTACACCGCGCGGCTGCGGGGCGAGGAGCCAGTTCTTACAGCTGTCGCCGCACCGCCGTCCGCCGAGCCCCCGGAATCGGTCGTACGGGAAGCCGCCGAATGGTACGGCGAGGACGCGGCGGCAGGTCTGGTCGACGCAGCGGTCCTGCTGCCCGGGGTCCGCCCCGCGGCCCAGGTCTCCGCGCGGGCCGCCGGGGCGGGGGAGAGCGTGGAGCGGTGGCTCGAAGGGGCCGCGCACGACGCCCTGCGCGCGGCGGCCGACAAGGCCGGCGTGACCGTCTTCGAACTGCTGCTCGCCGCCGTCCACGCCCTGCTGCTGCGGTACGGCAACGAGGACGCGGCCGTCGGTGTGTCCCTCTCCACCCGCACGGCCGAACAGCGGGACGCCGTCGGCCTGTACGTCAACGAACTCCCCGTCCGCGCACCGGCCGTGGACCCCGACACCACCGGACTGGCCGACCTCGCCGCGGTGCTGCGCAAGGATCTCCGTACGCTCTACCGTTTCCGCGCGGTCCCGTACGGAGCCGTGGCGCGCGGACTCGGCCCGCGCGTGGGCCTGACCCCCGTCACCTTCAGCTACCGAAGATCCGGCGCGGACCCGCACTTCGAGGGCGCGCGGACACGGGTCGACCGGGCCGTCTTCCACCGCGCCGCACGCTCCCCGCTCAACCTCCAGGTCGTGGAGGAGCCCGCGCGCACGCTGATCGTGTTCCAGTACGACCCCGCCGTGGTGCCCCCGGACGCCGCGGAGCGCATCGCGGGACACTTCACCACCCTGCTCGACGCCGCGCTCACCACACCGGACCGCCCGCTCGCCCATCTGCCCCTGCTGGCGGGAGACGAACTGCGCCTCCTCACGGAGACCTGGCAGGCGCCGGGACCCGGACCGGACGCCCGGCTCCCGGAGGGCTTCGCGGGCGGCCTGACCGTGGTCGACCTGATGGAGCGTCAGGCGGAGCTGACGCCCGACGCCGTGGCCGTCACCGCCACGGACACGACGCTCGACTTCCGTACCCTGCAAGCCCGTTCGGCGTCCCTGGCCGCCGTGCTGAGAGCGCGCGGGATCGGCCCCGGACACCTGGTCGCCGTCCATCTGGACCGTACCTCCGCCCTCCCGGTCGCCCTGTTCGCCGTCCTGCTCACCGGAGCGGCCTACCTGCCGCTGGACCCCGGCTACCCCGCCGAGCGGCTCGCCTTCGTCGCCGCCGACTCCGGCGCCTCCCTGCTGCTCGCGGACCGGCCGCCCGCCCCCGAACTGGCCGCCACCACACCGGTGTTGCTACTGGACGACCTCGCACTCCCGGTGGTGCACCGCGCGGCGGTGACCTGGGAGCCGGAGGCCCGCGCGGTGACGACGGACACCGCGTACGTCCTCTACACCTCGGGCTCCACCGGCCGCCCCAAGGGGGTGGCGGTCGGCCACCGGGCCCTCGCCAACCTCCTCGGCTCGTTCGCCGGACTGCTGGGGTCGGGGCCGGGGCACGTCTGGCTCGGTCTGACCTCGCTCTCCTTCGACATCTCGGCGCTGGAGCTGTTCCTCCCGCTGATCACGGGCGGGCGGCTGGTGCTCGCCCGGGACGGCCTGGCGACCGACGGACCCGGCCTGCTCCGGCTCGTCCGCGACGAGGAGATCACCCACGCCCAGGCCACGCCCACCGGCTGGCAGGTGCTGCTGGCGGCGGAGCCGGGCGCGGCGGACCTCGCGGGGCTCACCGCCCTGGCCGGCGGTGAGCCGCTGTCCCTTCCTCTCGCGCGCGAACTCCGTTCTCTGGTGGGGCGGTTGTTCAACGTCTACGGCCCGACCGAGACGACCATCTGGTCGACCCGCGCCGAGATCCCCGCCGATCCGGTACGGGTCGGGATCGGCCGCCCGATCGCGCACACCCGCGCCCACGTGGTCGACCGGCACCTGCGGCTCGTCCCGGTCGGACAGGCCGGGGAACTGCTGCTCGGCGGGGACGGTCTCGCCTTCGGCTACCTCGGCCGGCCCGAGCTGACCGCGGACCGCTTCGTGCCCGACCCGTACGGGCCGCCCGGGTCCCGCCTCTACCGCACCGGTGACCTCGCGGTCCGCACCGCCGACGGCGAACTGGATTGCCTGGGCCGGATCGACCAGCAGGTCAAGATCCGGGGCCACCGGATCGAGCTGGGCGAGATCGAGGCGGTCCTGCTGGAGCACCCGGCGGTCGCGCGGGCGGCGGTCGCCGTGTACGAGGGCGGCGCCGACGGTCCCGTACTGGTCGCGTATGTGGTGCCCGCAGGGGGCGCGCCGGACGCCGGGGCGCTGCGCGCGCACCTGCGGCGCACCCTGCCGGCGGTGATGTGTCCCCAGCGGTACGTCACGCTGGAGGAGCTGCCGACGACCCCCAACGGCAAGCTCGACCGGCGCGCGCTGTCGGTACGGGAGGTGGCCCCCCTCACCCCTTCCGCCGCCGCTGCGCCCGCCGCCGTCCCGACCGCCTCCGCCGGGGACGGGGTGGTCCCGGCCCTGTGCGCGATCTGGTGCGAGGTGCTGGACCTGCCGGCCGTCGACCCCGAGGACGACCTCTTCGATCTGGGCGGCCACTCGCTGACGATCATCCGCATCGCCGCGCGTATCCGTGAATCCCTCGGTGTGGAGGTGGACTTCGACGTCTTCTTCGACACCCCGACGGTGGTGGGGATCGCCCGCGTGGTGAGCGCGTCGCGCTGA
- a CDS encoding glycosyl hydrolase family 28-related protein: protein MHAHVRYMATALSAAVAVAATGLVLVAPTATAAAPVKAGATGAAPAAVAAGASLPFRSVEAESATTNGAKIGPDYTQGSLASEASGRQAVRLNAGQSVEFTLPAAANALNVAYSVPDGQSGTLAVYVNGQSINKTLPVTSKYSYINTPWIAGAKTHHFFDNTRLLLGQNLAAGAKVKLVPSVQTTVDIADFEQVAGAAAAPAGSVSVVSQGADPSGAGDSTQAFRNAINAARGGTVWVPPGTYRLTQSLSGVDNVQIKGAGSWHSVIRTSRFIDQSSAPTGRVQLRDFAVLGEVTERVDNNPDNFVNGSLGPNSVVAGVWIQHLKVGFWLMGNNNNLVVENNRILDTTADGLNLNGGANGVQVRNNFLRNQGDDSLAMWSLNSTNASSTFANNTISQPNLANGVAIYGGRDITVSNNQIQDTNALGSGIAISNQKFADPFFPLAGTITVSGNTLVRTGALNPNWGHPHGALRVDAYDSAIDATVNINNTTFDNSPYSAFQFVSGGGTGKAVRNVNINGATITKVGTVAVQAETAGSARLSNVKATGVGAAGIYNCPYPAGTFALTDGGGNSGWNTVWQGCSWPARTP, encoded by the coding sequence ATGCATGCACATGTCAGGTACATGGCCACCGCACTGTCCGCGGCGGTGGCGGTCGCCGCGACGGGACTTGTCCTCGTCGCCCCCACGGCGACGGCCGCGGCACCCGTGAAGGCCGGCGCGACGGGGGCCGCTCCCGCGGCGGTCGCCGCCGGCGCGAGTCTCCCCTTCCGGTCCGTGGAGGCCGAGAGCGCCACCACCAACGGCGCGAAGATCGGCCCCGACTACACGCAGGGCTCCCTCGCCTCCGAGGCGTCGGGCCGCCAGGCGGTACGGCTGAACGCGGGCCAGAGCGTCGAGTTCACCCTCCCGGCCGCCGCCAACGCCCTCAACGTCGCGTACAGCGTGCCCGACGGGCAGTCCGGCACCCTCGCGGTGTACGTCAACGGGCAGAGCATCAACAAGACGCTCCCGGTCACGTCGAAGTACTCGTACATCAACACGCCCTGGATCGCCGGGGCCAAGACACACCACTTCTTCGACAACACCCGCCTGCTGCTCGGCCAGAACCTCGCCGCCGGGGCCAAGGTCAAGCTGGTCCCGAGCGTCCAGACCACCGTGGACATCGCCGACTTCGAACAGGTCGCGGGCGCTGCCGCCGCGCCGGCCGGGTCCGTCTCCGTGGTCTCCCAGGGCGCGGACCCCAGCGGCGCGGGCGACTCCACCCAGGCCTTCCGCAACGCCATCAACGCGGCGCGCGGCGGCACCGTCTGGGTCCCGCCGGGGACCTACCGGCTGACGCAGTCGCTCAGCGGGGTGGACAACGTCCAGATCAAGGGCGCGGGCAGCTGGCACTCGGTGATCCGTACGTCCCGGTTCATCGACCAGTCCAGTGCCCCCACCGGCCGGGTGCAGTTGCGTGACTTCGCCGTCCTCGGCGAGGTCACCGAGCGCGTCGACAACAACCCCGACAACTTCGTCAACGGCTCGCTCGGCCCCAACTCGGTGGTCGCCGGGGTGTGGATCCAGCACCTCAAGGTCGGCTTCTGGCTGATGGGGAACAACAACAACCTGGTGGTCGAGAACAACCGCATCCTCGACACGACCGCCGACGGCCTCAACCTCAACGGCGGGGCCAACGGCGTCCAGGTGCGCAACAACTTCCTGCGCAACCAGGGCGACGACTCGCTGGCCATGTGGTCGCTCAACTCGACCAACGCGTCGAGCACGTTCGCCAACAACACCATCTCGCAGCCGAACCTGGCCAACGGTGTGGCGATCTACGGCGGCCGCGACATCACCGTCAGCAACAACCAGATCCAGGACACCAACGCCCTGGGCAGCGGGATAGCGATCTCCAACCAGAAGTTCGCCGACCCCTTCTTCCCGCTGGCCGGCACCATCACGGTCTCGGGGAACACACTGGTACGGACCGGCGCGCTCAACCCCAACTGGGGCCACCCGCATGGTGCGTTGCGGGTCGACGCGTACGACAGCGCCATCGACGCGACGGTCAACATCAACAACACCACATTCGACAACAGCCCGTACAGCGCCTTCCAGTTCGTCTCAGGGGGCGGGACGGGCAAGGCCGTCAGGAACGTGAACATCAACGGCGCGACCATCACCAAGGTGGGCACCGTGGCGGTCCAGGCGGAGACCGCGGGCAGCGCGCGGCTCAGCAACGTCAAGGCCACGGGTGTCGGGGCGGCCGGGATCTACAACTGCCCCTACCCGGCCGGCACCTTCGCGCTCACCGACGGCGGGGGCAACTCCGGCTGGAACACGGTCTGGCAGGGCTGCTCCTGGCCCGCGCGCACGCCCTGA